The following proteins are encoded in a genomic region of Montipora foliosa isolate CH-2021 chromosome 10, ASM3666993v2, whole genome shotgun sequence:
- the LOC137972740 gene encoding uncharacterized protein: MKCPPGGLQACKEYHNFKNFYSIVLMAMVDSHCRFVWGSCGFPGNSHDAVILRSTDLWTHIQEGFIPIIGKTVGDVTVPPLIVGDSAFPLRTWLMKPYTNAVLTPQQRNFNYPLGRARMVTEGAYGQLKGRWRLLLPKSESSQDNVRITTLACMVLHNTCIAQGDAISKKLDLSLDSNGQKRDREQIRKLLRMRNCLSIRDVSLDGNKVRNALCEKLWLEKETDKVC; encoded by the coding sequence ATGAAATGCCCACCTGGAGGACTTCAGGCATGCAAAGAGTACCATAATTTTAAGAATTTCTACTCTATTGTCCTGATGGCAATGGTAGATTCACATTGCAGATTTGTGTGGGGCAGCTGTGGGTTTCCAGGAAATTCTCATGATGCAGTTATTTTGAGATCAACTGACCTTTGGACTCATATCCAAGAAGGCTTCATTCCAATAATTGGCAAAACCGTAGGAGATGTTACTGTCCCACCACTTATAGTGGGAGACTCTGCATTCCCTTTGCGAACATGGTTAATGAAACCATACACTAATGCAGTTCTGACACCCCAGCAACGTAACTTTAATTACCCCTTAGGCAGAGCCCGTATGGTTACAGAGGGTGCTTATGGGCAACTTAAGGGTAGGTGGAGGTTGCTACTTCCAAAGAGTGAAAGCAGTCAAGATAATGTCCGCATTACTACATTGGCATGCATGGTTCTCCACAATACATGTATTGCACAAGGAGATGCAATTTCCAAAAAGCTTGACTTGAGTTTGGATTCAAATGGTCAAAAGAGAGATCGAGAGCAAATAAGAAAGCTGTTGCGGATGAGAAATTGCTTGAGCATCAGAGATGTCTCACTGGATGGAAATAAAGTCAGGAATGCACTATGTGAAAAACTATGGCTTGAGAAGGAAACTGACAAAGTCTGTTAA
- the LOC137972739 gene encoding uncharacterized protein, with product MAEKTAGKTNSGNEELVFLACAIKEGRRRRLQMQLALNNLAARRKRFLNLAFLLVLLISQRNITIPRPVRSCRRLKRNTGWWENVCNTYSDARFKKTFRVSRDTFNFILNRIAPFLIRQTVTEEPITPALRLAICLYRLGKGDYLYTISEMSGLGVSTVSSICQEVCQVLVDHLWNETVSTHMPQTEEEFKQKILDMEE from the coding sequence atggcggaaaaaaCTGCGGGAAAGACAAATTCTGGAAACGAAGAGCTTGTGTTTCTTGCATGTGCGATCAAGGAGGGAAGAAGAAGGCGACTCCAGATGCAGTTAGCGTTAAACAACCTCGCTGCCAGGAGAAAGCGATTTTTGAATTTGGCTTTCCTTCTAGTATTGCTGATTTCCCAAAGGAACATCACAATCCCTCGTCCAGTTCGTTCTTGTCGTCGGCTGAAAAGAAATACTGGCTGGtgggaaaacgtttgcaataCGTATTCAGATGCAAGGTTCAAGAAAACCTTCAGAGTTTCCCGGGATACCTTTAATTTCATCCTAAACCGTATTGCACCTTTCCTTATTCGGCAAACTGTAACGGAAGAACCGATAACGCCAGCACTGAGGCTTGCAATTTGTCTGTACAGACTAGGCAAAGGAGATTATCTCTATACCATTTCAGAAATGTCTGGACTAGGAGTCTCCACTGTCTCCTCAATCTGTCAGGAAGTCTGTCAAGTCCTGGTGGATCATTTATGGAATGAGACAGTGTCAACTCACATGCCTCAGACTGAAGAGGAGTTCAAACAAAAGATTCTCGACATGgaggaatag